In one window of Erinaceus europaeus chromosome 17, mEriEur2.1, whole genome shotgun sequence DNA:
- the CLNS1A gene encoding methylosome subunit pICln isoform X1, producing the protein MSFLKSFLPPGSAEGLRQQQPDTEAVLNGRGLGTGTLYVAESRLSWLDGSGLGFSLEYPTISLHAVSRDLSAYPREHLYVMVNAKFEEELRESVGEEEEDSDDDVEPIAEFRFVPGDKSALEAMFTAMCECQALHPDPEDEDSDDYDGEEYDVEAYEQGQGDIPTFYTYEEGLSHLTAEGQATLERLEGMLSQSVSSQYNMAGVRTDDSLRDFEDGMEVDTAPTVAGQFEDADVDH; encoded by the exons ATGAGCTTCCTCAAGAGCTTCCTGCCGCCTGGCTCGGCCGAAGGGCTCCGTCAGCAGCAGCCAGACACCGAGGCTGTGCTGAACGGCCGGGGCCTGGGCACTGGCACCCTTTACGTCGCTGAGAG CCGCTTGTCTTGGTTGGATGGCTCTGGATTAGGTTTCTCACTGGAGTACCCCACCATTAGTTTGCACGCTGTGTCCAGGGACCTCAGTGCCTATCCACGAGAGCACCTGTACGTTATGGTGAATGCCAAATTTGAAG AAGAATTAAGAGAATCTGTTGgtgaagaagaggaagacagtgaTGATGATGTGGAACCTATTGCTGAATTCAGATTTGTCCCTGGTGATAAGTCTGCGT TGGAGGCAATGTTTACTGCAATGTGTGAATGTCAGGCTTTGCATCCAGACCCTGAGGATGAAGATTCAGATGATTATGATGGAGAAGAATATGATGTGGAAGCATATG AACAAGGGCAGGGGGATATTCCTACATTTTACACCTATGAAGAAGGATTATCCCATTTAACAGCAGAAGGGCAAGCCACACTGGAGAGATTAGAAGGAATGCTTTCCCAGTCTGTGAGCAGTCAGTATAACATGGCCGGAGTTCGGACAGATGATTCATTACGAGATTTTGAAG ATGGAATGGAGGTAGATACTGCACCCACAGTAGCTGGGCAGTTTGAAGATGCAGATGTTGACCACTGA
- the CLNS1A gene encoding methylosome subunit pICln isoform X3: MSFLKSFLPPGSAEGLRQQQPDTEAVLNGRGLGTGTLYVAESRLSWLDGSGLGFSLEYPTISLHAVSRDLSAYPREHLYVMVNAKFEEELRESVGEEEEDSDDDVEPIAEFRFVPGDKSALEAMFTAMCECQALHPDPEDEDSDDYDGEEYDVEAYAEGQATLERLEGMLSQSVSSQYNMAGVRTDDSLRDFEDGMEVDTAPTVAGQFEDADVDH, from the exons ATGAGCTTCCTCAAGAGCTTCCTGCCGCCTGGCTCGGCCGAAGGGCTCCGTCAGCAGCAGCCAGACACCGAGGCTGTGCTGAACGGCCGGGGCCTGGGCACTGGCACCCTTTACGTCGCTGAGAG CCGCTTGTCTTGGTTGGATGGCTCTGGATTAGGTTTCTCACTGGAGTACCCCACCATTAGTTTGCACGCTGTGTCCAGGGACCTCAGTGCCTATCCACGAGAGCACCTGTACGTTATGGTGAATGCCAAATTTGAAG AAGAATTAAGAGAATCTGTTGgtgaagaagaggaagacagtgaTGATGATGTGGAACCTATTGCTGAATTCAGATTTGTCCCTGGTGATAAGTCTGCGT TGGAGGCAATGTTTACTGCAATGTGTGAATGTCAGGCTTTGCATCCAGACCCTGAGGATGAAGATTCAGATGATTATGATGGAGAAGAATATGATGTGGAAGCATATG CAGAAGGGCAAGCCACACTGGAGAGATTAGAAGGAATGCTTTCCCAGTCTGTGAGCAGTCAGTATAACATGGCCGGAGTTCGGACAGATGATTCATTACGAGATTTTGAAG ATGGAATGGAGGTAGATACTGCACCCACAGTAGCTGGGCAGTTTGAAGATGCAGATGTTGACCACTGA
- the CLNS1A gene encoding methylosome subunit pICln isoform X2, protein MSFLKSFLPPGSAEGLRQQQPDTEAVLNGRGLGTGTLYVAESRLSWLDGSGLGFSLEYPTISLHAVSRDLSAYPREHLYVMVNAKFEELRESVGEEEEDSDDDVEPIAEFRFVPGDKSALEAMFTAMCECQALHPDPEDEDSDDYDGEEYDVEAYEQGQGDIPTFYTYEEGLSHLTAEGQATLERLEGMLSQSVSSQYNMAGVRTDDSLRDFEDGMEVDTAPTVAGQFEDADVDH, encoded by the exons ATGAGCTTCCTCAAGAGCTTCCTGCCGCCTGGCTCGGCCGAAGGGCTCCGTCAGCAGCAGCCAGACACCGAGGCTGTGCTGAACGGCCGGGGCCTGGGCACTGGCACCCTTTACGTCGCTGAGAG CCGCTTGTCTTGGTTGGATGGCTCTGGATTAGGTTTCTCACTGGAGTACCCCACCATTAGTTTGCACGCTGTGTCCAGGGACCTCAGTGCCTATCCACGAGAGCACCTGTACGTTATGGTGAATGCCAAATTTGAAG AATTAAGAGAATCTGTTGgtgaagaagaggaagacagtgaTGATGATGTGGAACCTATTGCTGAATTCAGATTTGTCCCTGGTGATAAGTCTGCGT TGGAGGCAATGTTTACTGCAATGTGTGAATGTCAGGCTTTGCATCCAGACCCTGAGGATGAAGATTCAGATGATTATGATGGAGAAGAATATGATGTGGAAGCATATG AACAAGGGCAGGGGGATATTCCTACATTTTACACCTATGAAGAAGGATTATCCCATTTAACAGCAGAAGGGCAAGCCACACTGGAGAGATTAGAAGGAATGCTTTCCCAGTCTGTGAGCAGTCAGTATAACATGGCCGGAGTTCGGACAGATGATTCATTACGAGATTTTGAAG ATGGAATGGAGGTAGATACTGCACCCACAGTAGCTGGGCAGTTTGAAGATGCAGATGTTGACCACTGA